The Stenotrophomonas rhizophila genome has a window encoding:
- the fdxA gene encoding ferredoxin FdxA, giving the protein MPFVVTENCIKCKHTDCVEVCPVDCFHEGPNFLVIDPDECIDCTLCEPECPVNAIFPEDDVPAGQEKFVELNAELAKAWPVLTVRKDPPADAGEWDGKPDKLQYLERG; this is encoded by the coding sequence ATGCCCTTTGTCGTCACTGAAAACTGCATCAAGTGCAAACACACCGATTGCGTGGAAGTGTGCCCCGTGGATTGCTTCCACGAAGGCCCGAACTTCCTGGTGATCGACCCGGATGAGTGCATCGACTGCACCCTGTGCGAGCCCGAATGCCCGGTCAACGCGATCTTCCCCGAAGACGACGTGCCCGCCGGGCAGGAAAAGTTCGTGGAACTCAACGCCGAGCTGGCCAAGGCCTGGCCGGTACTGACCGTGCGCAAGGACCCGCCCGCCGATGCCGGCGAGTGGGACGGCAAGCCGGACAAGCTCCAGTATCTGGAGCGGGGATAG
- a CDS encoding sugar porter family MFS transporter: MSTTLAANAARGENTSFIVLISCVATIGGFLFGFDSGVINGTVDGLKQTFQSSEAGIGFEVASMLLGCAIGAFFAGRLGDRLGRRGVLIIAAVMFLLSALGAGSAHSSLAFVIARVIGGFAVGAASVMSPAYIAEVASARYRGRLATVQQIAIISGLFCAFLSNFLLARAAGASTEPLWLGQEAWRWMFWMQAIPSALFLVLLLGIPESPRYLVVKGRRADALAVMTRLYGAAEAQAKIAEIEGSLAQDQHRPRLSDLVDKGTGKLRTIVWVGIGLAVFQQLVGINVVFYYGAVLWQAVGFSENDALLINVLSGALSIGACLLTVVLIDRVGRKPLLWVGSVGMSVALALMVVAFASGTLADGHLQLSDGMGRLALVAANVYVVFFNMSWGPVMWVMLGEMFPNQIRGSGLAVAGAAQWTSNFAITVTFPILLAGIGLAGAYGIYTVAAVASIFFVLRYVRETKGKELEQMEG; the protein is encoded by the coding sequence ATGTCCACCACACTTGCAGCCAACGCCGCCCGCGGCGAGAACACCTCCTTCATCGTGCTGATCAGCTGCGTCGCCACCATCGGCGGCTTCCTGTTCGGCTTCGACAGCGGCGTCATCAACGGCACCGTCGATGGCCTCAAGCAGACCTTCCAGTCCAGCGAGGCCGGGATCGGCTTCGAGGTCGCCTCCATGCTGCTGGGCTGCGCGATCGGCGCCTTCTTCGCCGGCCGTCTGGGCGACCGCCTCGGCCGGCGCGGGGTGTTGATCATCGCCGCCGTCATGTTCCTGCTGTCGGCACTGGGCGCCGGCTCGGCGCACAGCTCGCTGGCGTTCGTGATCGCGCGCGTGATCGGCGGCTTCGCGGTGGGCGCCGCCAGCGTGATGTCGCCGGCCTACATCGCCGAGGTGGCTTCGGCCCGGTACCGCGGGCGCTTGGCCACCGTGCAGCAGATCGCCATCATCAGCGGCCTGTTCTGCGCGTTCCTGAGCAACTTCCTGCTGGCCCGCGCTGCCGGCGCCTCCACCGAGCCGCTGTGGCTGGGCCAGGAAGCCTGGCGCTGGATGTTCTGGATGCAGGCCATTCCGTCGGCCCTGTTCCTGGTGCTGCTGCTGGGGATCCCGGAAAGCCCGCGCTACCTGGTGGTGAAGGGGCGTCGCGCCGATGCGCTGGCCGTGATGACCCGCCTGTACGGCGCGGCCGAGGCCCAGGCCAAGATTGCCGAGATCGAAGGCTCGCTGGCCCAGGACCAGCACCGCCCGCGGCTGTCGGACCTGGTCGACAAGGGCACCGGCAAGCTGCGGACCATCGTCTGGGTCGGCATCGGCCTGGCCGTGTTCCAGCAGCTGGTCGGCATCAACGTGGTGTTCTACTACGGCGCGGTGCTGTGGCAGGCGGTCGGCTTCTCCGAAAACGACGCACTGCTGATCAATGTGCTGTCCGGCGCGCTCAGCATCGGCGCCTGCCTGCTGACCGTGGTGCTGATCGACCGGGTCGGCCGCAAGCCGCTGCTGTGGGTCGGCTCGGTCGGCATGTCGGTGGCGCTGGCGCTGATGGTGGTGGCTTTTGCCAGCGGCACCCTGGCCGATGGCCACCTGCAGCTGTCCGACGGCATGGGACGGCTGGCGCTGGTGGCGGCCAACGTCTACGTGGTGTTCTTCAACATGTCCTGGGGCCCGGTCATGTGGGTGATGCTGGGCGAGATGTTCCCCAACCAGATCCGCGGTTCGGGCCTGGCCGTGGCCGGCGCGGCCCAGTGGACCTCGAACTTCGCCATCACCGTGACCTTCCCGATCCTGCTGGCCGGCATCGGCCTGGCCGGCGCCTACGGCATCTATACGGTGGCGGCGGTGGCCTCGATCTTCTTCGTGCTGCGCTACGTGCGCGAGACCAAGGGCAAGGAGCTGGAGCAGATGGAGGGCTGA